One genomic window of Marinobacter adhaerens HP15 includes the following:
- the fdxA gene encoding ferredoxin FdxA, whose amino-acid sequence MAFIVTDNCIKCKYTDCVEVCPVDCFYEGPNFLVIDPDECIDCALCEPECPAEAIFSEDELPADQVQFVELNADLAAKWPNITEKKDPLPDAEEWDGKPNKLQYLEK is encoded by the coding sequence ATGGCGTTTATCGTTACTGATAACTGCATCAAGTGTAAGTACACAGACTGCGTGGAAGTCTGTCCGGTAGACTGCTTCTACGAGGGACCGAACTTTCTGGTAATCGACCCGGACGAATGTATCGACTGCGCCCTGTGCGAGCCAGAGTGCCCGGCCGAAGCCATTTTCTCGGAAGACGAGCTGCCGGCCGATCAGGTCCAGTTTGTGGAGCTGAATGCCGATCTGGCCGCCAAATGGCCGAACATCACCGAAAAGAAAGATCCGCTGCCAGACGCTGAAGAATGGGATGGCAAGCCGAACAAGCTTCAGTATCTGGAAAAGTAA